The following coding sequences are from one Thermostaphylospora chromogena window:
- a CDS encoding TOMM precursor leader peptide-binding protein, producing MSDRVENGTVTTLRGGLVVIPVADGVIVEGARNRHVFRGRAATTLLPDALARLREPCTPKELAGALRASPEQVARLLAVLGERGLLEPGPPPRAGRDVHEEVVDHFSRVAVPPAGAARVLGLLAAATVVVAGADVLAEDVCEDLRACGVGMVTTACDALAAEPATGGRRLAVVLETPGADGLLGRIVGMCRGTGVPVLRVRVGDGHIELGPCFRDDLTACPRCLRRARGAAGWGDGADEPGTSAAPAADPATAVTAAGLAAARAVAIVGELPGVPSPHLVTRLDTRSWETESRLLVREEDCPCCGDMPPPGPDPRVELIHAYEESVASGPAGLYPQPDPTPSWQARVEAARAERPALDAHPALDLPGGQPEPSGVFGDPPAGDLAVLDTTVIGAIARMTAGLRSLPGDPPEQRWAPSGGNMASTELYVWHGAGVAGLPGTLFRYDDLGHRLIAARRSTVSPAELTAGTDLAGLPLEAVFVFVTARERLAVKYGDFAYRLGALDAGCATTQFTAVCHGYGLAPVFASRWDGRVAEVLRVGPDDRFIAALAGLVRPDAVR from the coding sequence ATGTCCGATCGCGTTGAGAACGGGACGGTGACGACCCTGCGCGGCGGGCTCGTCGTGATCCCGGTGGCGGACGGCGTCATCGTCGAGGGGGCGCGGAACCGGCACGTGTTCCGGGGCCGTGCCGCCACGACCCTGCTTCCGGACGCGCTCGCGCGCCTGCGCGAGCCGTGCACGCCGAAGGAGCTGGCCGGCGCGCTGCGCGCCTCTCCCGAGCAGGTGGCACGGCTGCTGGCCGTCCTCGGCGAGCGCGGCCTCCTGGAACCGGGACCGCCGCCGCGGGCCGGGCGGGACGTGCACGAGGAGGTCGTGGACCACTTCTCACGTGTCGCCGTCCCACCGGCGGGTGCCGCCCGCGTCCTCGGCCTGCTCGCCGCGGCGACCGTGGTCGTCGCGGGCGCGGACGTGCTCGCCGAGGACGTGTGCGAGGACCTGCGGGCGTGCGGGGTCGGCATGGTCACCACGGCGTGCGACGCGCTCGCCGCCGAGCCGGCCACCGGCGGGCGCCGGCTCGCCGTCGTGCTGGAGACGCCGGGGGCGGACGGGCTTCTCGGCCGGATCGTCGGAATGTGCCGGGGAACCGGGGTGCCGGTGCTGCGGGTCCGCGTCGGCGACGGCCATATCGAGCTCGGACCGTGCTTCCGGGACGACCTGACCGCGTGCCCGCGGTGCCTGCGGCGTGCCCGCGGAGCGGCCGGATGGGGGGACGGCGCGGACGAGCCCGGCACCTCCGCGGCCCCGGCGGCCGATCCCGCCACCGCCGTGACGGCGGCCGGTCTCGCCGCGGCGCGGGCGGTCGCGATCGTGGGCGAGCTGCCGGGCGTGCCCAGCCCTCACCTCGTCACCCGGCTCGACACCCGCTCGTGGGAGACGGAGTCACGGCTTCTGGTACGCGAGGAGGACTGCCCATGCTGCGGCGACATGCCGCCGCCCGGTCCGGATCCGCGTGTCGAACTGATCCACGCCTACGAGGAGTCGGTGGCGTCCGGGCCGGCGGGTCTCTACCCGCAGCCGGACCCGACGCCGTCCTGGCAGGCCCGGGTGGAGGCGGCGCGCGCCGAGCGGCCCGCCCTGGACGCCCACCCCGCGCTGGACCTGCCCGGCGGGCAGCCGGAGCCGTCGGGCGTGTTCGGCGACCCGCCGGCCGGTGACCTCGCCGTCCTGGACACGACCGTGATCGGCGCGATCGCCCGGATGACCGCCGGGCTGCGGTCGCTGCCCGGCGACCCTCCCGAGCAGCGCTGGGCGCCCTCGGGCGGGAACATGGCGTCGACCGAGCTCTACGTCTGGCACGGCGCGGGCGTCGCGGGTCTGCCCGGCACGCTCTTCCGCTACGACGACCTCGGACACCGGCTGATCGCGGCCCGGCGTTCCACGGTGTCGCCGGCGGAGCTCACCGCCGGAACGGACCTCGCCGGGCTGCCGCTGGAGGCGGTCTTCGTCTTCGTCACGGCGCGGGAGCGGCTGGCCGTCAAGTACGGCGACTTCGCCTACCGGCTCGGCGCGCTGGACGCCGGGTGCGCCACCACCCAGTTCACCGCCGTCTGCCACGGCTACGGGCTGGCGCCGGTGTTCGCCTCGCGCTGGGACGGGCGGGTGGCCGAGGTCCTGCGTGTGGGGCCCGACGACCGGTTCATCGCCGCGCTGGCCGGTCTCGTCCGACCCGACGCGGTCCGATGA
- a CDS encoding TetR/AcrR family transcriptional regulator has product MLTCVQCGKPLDVPPRGRRPRYCSRSCQARAYRARAAARSAPRPALDTAAPAREEARLPQTLSVQRIVATAIDIADREGLDAVSMRRIAGRLGVATMSLYRYVSGKDALIELMVDAVHGENHGPTPTSDDWRTRLEFAARQEWRLYSRHPWVLRVVATPQPPIGPNVLANVEQLMRAVDGLGLDPVTMHWVAIAIGAQVQGTALLLVNEIEAKRRIGRTTEQWRNDKIPAIREILDSGHFPMLTRLFEEQADVADIDAWFEFSLNRLLDGLAVFVNGRQGRSG; this is encoded by the coding sequence ATGCTGACCTGTGTGCAATGCGGCAAGCCCCTGGACGTCCCGCCTCGCGGGCGGCGGCCCCGGTACTGCTCACGCTCATGCCAGGCGCGCGCCTACCGGGCGCGGGCGGCCGCCAGAAGCGCACCGCGGCCCGCCTTGGACACCGCCGCGCCTGCCCGGGAGGAGGCGCGGCTCCCGCAGACGCTCAGCGTGCAGCGGATCGTCGCCACCGCCATCGACATCGCGGACCGGGAGGGCCTGGATGCGGTGTCCATGCGCCGGATCGCCGGGCGGCTCGGCGTGGCCACGATGTCCCTCTACCGGTACGTCTCCGGCAAGGACGCGTTGATCGAGCTCATGGTCGACGCCGTGCACGGCGAGAACCACGGCCCGACTCCGACGAGCGACGACTGGCGGACCAGGCTGGAGTTCGCCGCGCGCCAGGAGTGGCGGCTGTACTCCAGGCACCCGTGGGTCCTCCGGGTCGTCGCCACCCCGCAGCCGCCGATCGGCCCCAACGTGCTGGCCAACGTCGAGCAGCTCATGCGCGCGGTGGACGGTCTCGGGCTCGACCCGGTCACCATGCACTGGGTGGCGATCGCGATCGGTGCCCAGGTTCAGGGCACGGCACTGCTACTGGTCAACGAGATCGAGGCGAAGCGGCGGATCGGCCGCACGACCGAGCAGTGGCGCAACGACAAGATCCCCGCTATCCGGGAGATCCTCGACTCCGGCCATTTCCCCATGCTCACGCGCCTGTTCGAGGAGCAGGCCGACGTGGCCGACATCGACGCCTGGTTCGAGTTCAGCCTCAACCGGCTCCTCGACGGCCTGGCCGTCTTCGTGAACGGCCGGCAGGGCCGGTCCGGCTGA
- a CDS encoding YcaO-like family protein, which translates to MQADLDMLVSRLGVVSDVWPHPGTPARGRLPVHWYQSTVGSALPGVGREESVTGSGMSASSADHARLVAVAEAAERYAGADHLGEHRIRAAARDLEGECLEPYRYPRCSPAEYAHPSCPVVEFDPHAEIRWTRGWDLATSEPVWIPARMACYSLRPESPAENYLVSISTGNAVHADPVEAVLRGLLEVIERDAIAVSWLQRLPLPLVDERHTTPVLDALVRWNHEGFVDTYVFDATTDLGVPTAVCVLAADRDERACRAVGAGTGRTMEQAAVKAVTEAIGVRELLRDPAAEPPADLADFADIADGARYMGRAGRAHAFGFLLDGADRRPRRPVPPLPGDPADAVAAVVGALTGKGMRPVVVDRTPMELAAAGLTAVCAVVADLQPMSIAPLAQFKGHRRLYEAPASMGFRVLEETELNPWPQPVA; encoded by the coding sequence GTGCAGGCAGATCTCGACATGCTGGTGTCACGGCTCGGGGTCGTCTCCGACGTGTGGCCCCACCCCGGCACACCGGCCCGGGGCCGGTTGCCGGTGCACTGGTACCAGTCCACGGTCGGCAGCGCCCTTCCCGGCGTGGGCCGGGAGGAATCCGTCACCGGGTCCGGCATGTCGGCGTCCTCGGCCGACCATGCCCGTCTCGTCGCCGTCGCCGAGGCGGCCGAACGGTATGCCGGCGCCGACCACCTGGGCGAACATCGCATCCGGGCCGCCGCCCGCGATCTGGAGGGCGAATGCCTGGAGCCGTACCGCTATCCACGCTGTTCACCCGCTGAGTACGCCCACCCCTCCTGCCCCGTCGTCGAGTTCGACCCGCACGCCGAGATCAGGTGGACGCGCGGGTGGGACCTGGCCACTTCGGAGCCGGTGTGGATACCCGCCCGCATGGCCTGCTACAGCCTGCGGCCGGAGTCCCCGGCCGAGAACTACCTCGTGTCGATCTCCACCGGTAACGCGGTGCACGCCGACCCGGTCGAGGCCGTGCTCCGCGGGCTGCTGGAGGTGATCGAACGGGACGCGATCGCCGTCTCATGGCTGCAGCGGCTTCCTCTCCCGCTGGTGGACGAGCGGCACACCACCCCGGTCCTCGACGCGCTCGTCCGCTGGAACCACGAAGGGTTCGTCGACACCTACGTATTCGACGCCACCACCGATCTGGGCGTGCCGACAGCCGTATGCGTGCTGGCCGCCGACCGCGACGAGCGCGCCTGCCGGGCGGTGGGGGCCGGGACCGGCAGAACCATGGAGCAGGCGGCGGTGAAGGCGGTCACCGAGGCGATAGGCGTCCGCGAGCTGCTGCGAGATCCGGCTGCGGAGCCCCCGGCCGACCTGGCCGACTTCGCCGATATCGCGGACGGCGCCCGGTACATGGGCCGTGCCGGACGCGCGCATGCGTTCGGCTTCCTGCTCGACGGCGCCGACCGTCGGCCGCGGCGGCCTGTGCCGCCGCTGCCCGGCGACCCCGCCGACGCGGTGGCCGCGGTGGTCGGCGCGCTCACCGGCAAGGGGATGCGGCCCGTCGTCGTGGACCGCACGCCGATGGAGCTCGCCGCCGCCGGGCTCACGGCGGTGTGCGCGGTCGTCGCCGATCTGCAGCCGATGAGCATCGCCCCCCTCGCCCAGTTCAAAGGCCACCGCCGGCTGTACGAGGCGCCCGCCTCGATGGGCTTTCGCGTACTGGAGGAGACGGAGTTGAACCCATGGCCGCAACCGGTCGCGTGA
- a CDS encoding LacI family DNA-binding transcriptional regulator, translating to MTATQEPSMPGPARSRPLTIAQLAELAGVSTATVSKVVNGRAEVAPETRAHIESLIRAHGYRRQRKRAHPAPLIELVFSELDGGYAVEIIRGVERVAHENHLAVVLTELHGRHTPDGNWVEDVLRRRPTGVIAVFSRLTDAQRERLDTRGIPFVLLDPSGDPGHQAPSVGASNWSGGLTATRHLLELGHRRIAVITGPRHTLSSRARLDGYRTALDTAGVPIDPALIREGDFHVESGLAQARRLLRLPDPPTAIFSANDLQAVGVYQAAHDAGLRIPQDLSVVGFDDLPHVRWLIPPLTTVRQPLTAMASTAATMVLQLARDEPPAQSRVELATELVVRGSTAPPPPPPKSRKFRKTSRT from the coding sequence ATGACCGCGACCCAGGAGCCGTCCATGCCCGGCCCCGCGCGCTCCCGGCCGCTGACCATCGCCCAGCTCGCCGAGTTGGCCGGAGTGTCCACAGCGACGGTTTCCAAGGTCGTGAACGGCCGGGCGGAGGTCGCCCCCGAGACCCGAGCCCACATCGAGAGCCTCATCCGCGCCCACGGCTACCGCCGGCAGCGGAAGCGCGCCCACCCCGCTCCGCTGATCGAACTGGTCTTCAGCGAGCTGGACGGCGGCTACGCGGTGGAGATCATCCGAGGCGTGGAACGGGTGGCGCACGAGAACCACCTGGCCGTGGTGCTGACCGAGCTGCACGGCCGCCACACCCCGGACGGCAACTGGGTGGAGGACGTGCTGCGCCGCCGTCCGACCGGCGTGATCGCGGTGTTCTCCAGACTGACCGACGCGCAGCGGGAACGGCTCGACACCCGCGGCATCCCCTTCGTCCTGCTGGATCCCAGCGGTGATCCCGGCCACCAGGCGCCTTCGGTGGGCGCGAGCAACTGGAGCGGCGGGCTCACCGCCACCCGCCACCTGCTGGAGCTCGGCCACCGCCGGATCGCCGTCATCACCGGCCCCCGGCACACGCTGTCCAGCCGGGCGCGCCTGGACGGCTACCGCACCGCGCTGGACACGGCGGGCGTGCCCATCGATCCCGCGCTGATCCGCGAGGGCGACTTCCACGTCGAGAGCGGCCTGGCCCAGGCGCGCCGGCTGCTGCGGCTGCCCGACCCGCCGACCGCGATCTTCTCCGCCAACGACCTCCAGGCCGTCGGCGTCTACCAGGCGGCCCACGACGCCGGGCTGCGCATTCCGCAGGATCTGAGCGTCGTCGGTTTCGACGATCTGCCCCACGTCCGCTGGCTGATCCCGCCGCTGACCACCGTCCGCCAGCCGCTCACCGCGATGGCCTCGACCGCCGCCACCATGGTCCTGCAGCTCGCCCGGGACGAGCCGCCGGCGCAGAGCCGGGTGGAACTGGCCACCGAACTCGTCGTCCGGGGCAGCACCGCCCCACCTCCCCCACCGCCGAAATCCCGAAAATTTCGGAAAACATCCCGTACGTAA
- a CDS encoding MFS transporter has translation MNEALPTAGRKEWLGLAVLALPVLLISITVTVLYLAVPFLSEDLRPSGSQLLWIVDIYAFLLAGLLIVMGALGDRIGRRRLLLWGATAFGVTSAAAAYAPTAELLIAARALQGAAAATLMPPTLALIRNMFHDPGQRRTAVAVWAASFAGGSVLGPIVGGWLLEHFWWGAVFLVNVPIMLLLLVLGPILLPEYRDPEPGRFDLWSAILSLAAVLPTVYGIKQVAGGGKVMEIAGAIALGLLFTVVFVRRQRSLSNPMLDLRLFGDRGFGVFLLTGTLAIFALVGVFYFVSQYLQMVLGLRPFVAGVFTLPAAVMALIGALLAASIVKRFRPGPTIAAGMLVTCAGFAVLAQVRPGSPDVILLLGLALLGGGVGVVQAIASDLVVAVAPPQRAGSASAVLEAATEMGGALGVAVLGSMGLAVYRSVFQPPEGLPPEAASVAGETLGGAAGAAAELPQELATAVLASAREAFTTGMRVSALVAAALLACTAALTAVTLRHLRVDRAVAAERQPSH, from the coding sequence ATGAACGAAGCCCTCCCCACGGCCGGGCGGAAGGAGTGGCTCGGGCTGGCCGTACTGGCGTTACCGGTCCTGCTCATCTCCATCACCGTGACCGTCCTCTACCTCGCGGTGCCCTTCCTCAGCGAGGATCTGCGGCCGAGCGGCTCCCAGCTGCTGTGGATCGTGGACATCTACGCCTTCCTGCTGGCCGGGCTGCTCATCGTCATGGGCGCGCTCGGCGACCGGATCGGACGCAGGAGGCTCCTCCTGTGGGGGGCCACGGCGTTCGGCGTCACATCGGCGGCGGCCGCATACGCGCCGACCGCGGAACTGCTCATCGCCGCCCGCGCCCTGCAAGGAGCCGCGGCGGCCACGCTCATGCCGCCCACGCTGGCGCTGATCAGGAACATGTTCCACGACCCCGGGCAGCGGCGCACGGCCGTCGCGGTCTGGGCGGCGAGCTTCGCCGGCGGCAGCGTGCTCGGCCCGATCGTGGGCGGCTGGTTGCTGGAGCACTTCTGGTGGGGCGCCGTGTTCCTCGTCAACGTGCCGATCATGCTGCTGCTCCTCGTCCTCGGACCGATCCTGCTGCCGGAGTACCGCGACCCCGAGCCCGGCAGGTTCGACCTGTGGAGCGCGATACTGTCGCTGGCCGCCGTGCTGCCGACGGTCTACGGGATCAAGCAGGTGGCCGGGGGCGGCAAGGTTATGGAGATCGCCGGTGCGATAGCCCTGGGCCTGCTGTTCACCGTGGTATTCGTGCGCCGGCAGCGTTCGCTGAGCAATCCCATGCTCGATCTGCGGCTGTTCGGGGACCGAGGCTTCGGCGTCTTCCTGCTGACCGGCACCCTGGCGATCTTCGCCCTGGTGGGGGTGTTCTACTTCGTCTCCCAGTACCTGCAGATGGTGCTGGGACTACGGCCCTTCGTCGCGGGGGTGTTCACGCTGCCCGCCGCGGTCATGGCGCTGATCGGGGCCCTGCTGGCGGCGTCGATCGTGAAGCGGTTCCGGCCCGGCCCGACCATAGCGGCGGGCATGCTGGTCACGTGCGCCGGGTTCGCGGTGCTCGCCCAGGTACGGCCGGGCAGCCCCGACGTGATCCTGCTGCTGGGCCTGGCGCTGCTCGGCGGCGGCGTCGGCGTCGTCCAGGCGATCGCCTCCGATCTGGTCGTGGCGGTCGCGCCGCCCCAGCGGGCGGGCTCGGCCTCGGCCGTCCTGGAGGCGGCCACCGAGATGGGCGGTGCCCTGGGAGTCGCCGTGCTGGGCAGCATGGGCCTGGCCGTGTACCGGTCGGTTTTCCAGCCGCCCGAAGGGCTGCCGCCGGAGGCGGCGAGCGTCGCAGGGGAAACGCTCGGCGGAGCCGCCGGAGCGGCCGCCGAGCTGCCGCAGGAGCTGGCGACCGCCGTGCTCGCCTCCGCCCGTGAGGCATTCACCACCGGAATGCGGGTGTCGGCGCTGGTGGCCGCGGCGCTCCTGGCCTGCACCGCCGCGCTGACGGCGGTGACGCTGCGGCACCTGCGCGTGGACCGGGCGGTCGCGGCGGAGCGGCAGCCGAGCCACTGA
- a CDS encoding beta-glucosidase: MTSVNVPGTAPWRDRGRTIGERVEALLAEMTLEEKIAQLGSVWMQPANEPGDGPNVAPLQDAFMPPGADPVEPGDRFVNGVGHLTRVFGTAPVSPAEGVERLRSLQERVIAENRLGIPAIAHEECLTGFATYGATAYPTPLAWAATFDPDLVRRMGRAIGDDMRSVGVHQGLAPVLDVVRDYRWGRVEETLGEDPYLVGSIGAAYVRGLEDAGIIATLKHFAGYAASRAARNHAPVSMGGRELADVILPPFEMALREGGARSIMNSYTDVDGVPAAADAGLLRRLLREEWGFTGTVVSDYGAVMFLSTMHRVAANDAEAGAVALQAGIDVELPETRCFGGNLVEEVKAGRVDESVVDEAVRRVLHQKIELGLLDGDPVVPDDASGVDLDSPRNRELAAAIAERSIVLLRNDRGVLPLDPGTTVKLAVIGPCADDARTLMGCYAFPNHVLDRYPDHGMGLPVETILERVRAEFPDADVRYARGADVSGDDDSEIARAVEVAAEADLALLFVGDRAGLFGGGTSGEGCDVEDLRLPGVQGRLVEAVLATGTPVVLVVVSGRPYAIGGYTDAAATVQAFFPGVEGAAAIAGVLSGRINPSGRLPVQIPGSPFINPTTYLQPVLGGRTDGITVLDPTAAFPFGHGLSYSTVAYEALKTGRAEYGTDGTVEARVTVRNTGDRKVEEVVQLYASDPVAQVVRPLVWLVGFTRVPLEPGEAREVVFDVPTDAFSFTGLDGHRIVEPGAIVLSSGPSAADLPLSAEIRLVGDVRRLGSDRRLTTAVRVAEHPAAPAGN, translated from the coding sequence ATGACATCTGTGAACGTGCCGGGCACCGCGCCGTGGCGGGACCGAGGCCGCACGATCGGCGAGCGGGTAGAGGCCCTGCTGGCGGAGATGACGCTCGAAGAGAAGATCGCGCAACTCGGCTCGGTGTGGATGCAGCCGGCGAACGAGCCGGGCGACGGCCCCAACGTCGCCCCGCTGCAGGACGCGTTCATGCCGCCAGGCGCCGACCCCGTCGAACCCGGTGACCGTTTCGTCAACGGCGTCGGGCACCTCACCCGGGTCTTCGGCACGGCGCCGGTAAGCCCCGCCGAGGGAGTGGAGCGCCTGCGCTCGCTGCAGGAGCGGGTCATCGCCGAGAACCGGCTCGGCATCCCCGCGATCGCCCACGAGGAGTGTCTGACCGGCTTCGCGACGTACGGCGCGACCGCCTATCCCACCCCGCTGGCCTGGGCAGCCACCTTCGACCCCGACCTGGTGCGGCGCATGGGCCGCGCGATCGGCGACGACATGCGCTCCGTCGGCGTCCACCAGGGCCTCGCGCCCGTCCTCGACGTCGTACGCGACTACCGGTGGGGGAGGGTCGAGGAGACCCTCGGCGAGGACCCCTACCTGGTGGGCAGCATCGGCGCCGCCTACGTACGCGGCCTGGAGGACGCCGGGATCATCGCCACCCTCAAGCACTTCGCCGGATACGCGGCCTCCCGGGCGGCGCGTAACCACGCCCCCGTCAGCATGGGCGGCCGTGAACTCGCCGACGTCATCCTGCCGCCGTTCGAGATGGCGCTCAGGGAAGGCGGCGCCCGCTCGATCATGAACTCCTACACCGACGTGGACGGCGTCCCCGCCGCCGCCGACGCCGGCCTGCTACGGCGGCTGCTGCGTGAGGAGTGGGGGTTCACCGGGACGGTGGTGTCCGACTACGGGGCCGTCATGTTCCTGTCCACCATGCACCGCGTCGCCGCGAACGACGCGGAGGCCGGAGCCGTCGCGCTGCAGGCCGGTATCGACGTGGAGCTGCCCGAGACCCGCTGTTTCGGCGGGAACCTCGTGGAAGAGGTGAAAGCGGGCCGCGTCGACGAGTCCGTCGTCGACGAGGCGGTGCGCCGCGTGCTCCACCAGAAGATCGAACTCGGCCTGCTGGACGGCGATCCCGTCGTCCCCGACGACGCCTCCGGCGTCGACCTCGACAGCCCCCGCAACCGCGAGCTCGCCGCCGCCATCGCCGAACGCTCCATCGTGCTGCTGCGCAACGACCGCGGCGTGCTGCCCCTCGATCCGGGCACCACCGTGAAGCTGGCCGTCATCGGCCCGTGCGCCGACGACGCGCGCACGCTCATGGGGTGCTACGCCTTCCCCAACCACGTGCTCGACCGCTACCCCGACCACGGCATGGGCCTGCCGGTCGAGACCATCCTGGAACGCGTCCGCGCCGAGTTCCCCGACGCTGACGTGCGGTACGCGCGCGGCGCCGACGTGTCCGGCGACGACGACTCCGAGATCGCGCGGGCCGTCGAGGTCGCCGCAGAGGCCGACCTGGCGCTCCTGTTCGTCGGCGACCGCGCCGGGCTGTTCGGCGGCGGCACCTCCGGCGAGGGCTGCGACGTGGAGGACCTGCGCCTGCCCGGCGTGCAGGGCAGGCTCGTCGAGGCCGTGCTGGCCACCGGCACGCCGGTCGTGCTGGTCGTCGTGTCGGGCCGGCCGTACGCGATCGGCGGGTACACGGACGCCGCCGCGACGGTTCAGGCGTTCTTCCCCGGCGTGGAAGGCGCGGCGGCGATCGCCGGGGTGCTGAGCGGCCGGATCAACCCCTCCGGGCGGCTGCCCGTGCAGATCCCCGGCTCGCCCTTCATCAACCCCACCACCTACCTGCAGCCCGTCCTCGGCGGCAGGACAGACGGCATCACGGTGCTCGACCCGACCGCGGCCTTCCCCTTCGGTCACGGCCTGTCGTACTCGACGGTCGCCTACGAGGCGCTGAAGACCGGCCGGGCGGAGTACGGCACCGACGGCACGGTCGAGGCGCGGGTGACCGTCCGCAACACCGGCGACCGGAAGGTCGAGGAGGTGGTGCAGCTGTACGCCTCCGACCCCGTCGCCCAGGTCGTCCGCCCCCTGGTCTGGCTGGTCGGCTTCACGCGGGTGCCGCTGGAGCCCGGCGAGGCCCGCGAGGTGGTGTTCGACGTGCCCACCGACGCGTTCTCCTTCACCGGCCTCGACGGTCACCGCATCGTGGAACCCGGCGCGATCGTCCTGTCCAGCGGGCCGTCAGCGGCCGACCTGCCGCTGAGCGCGGAGATCCGCCTGGTCGGCGACGTCCGCCGGCTCGGTTCCGACCGGCGGCTGACCACCGCGGTGCGCGTCGCCGAGCATCCCGCCGCCCCCGCCGGGAACTGA
- a CDS encoding MauE/DoxX family redox-associated membrane protein has protein sequence MIPAVVLLRYGLAAVLAVAALGKLRRLPAFRRSLSRYGLRGGRAGAAAWAVVAVEALAAALILAPVPVAVAGAAGTILGTVFTGLQVFALARGDRAPCLCFGAVPAARASAPARLPGAGPAVAVLGAGLILLLAG, from the coding sequence GTGATCCCCGCTGTCGTCCTCCTCCGATACGGCCTGGCCGCGGTCTTGGCCGTGGCGGCCCTCGGCAAGCTGCGCCGCCTGCCGGCCTTCCGCCGCTCGCTGAGCCGCTACGGCCTGCGCGGCGGGCGGGCCGGGGCGGCGGCCTGGGCGGTCGTCGCCGTCGAGGCGCTGGCGGCGGCGCTGATCCTCGCGCCCGTGCCCGTCGCGGTGGCGGGCGCGGCAGGCACGATCCTCGGCACGGTCTTCACCGGCCTGCAGGTGTTCGCGTTGGCGCGCGGCGACCGCGCGCCCTGCCTCTGCTTCGGCGCCGTCCCCGCCGCCCGGGCCTCGGCTCCGGCCCGCCTGCCCGGGGCCGGCCCGGCGGTGGCGGTGCTGGGCGCGGGGCTGATCCTGCTCCTCGCCGGGTGA
- a CDS encoding TOMM precursor leader peptide-binding protein — protein sequence MAATGRVTGPALLGVGPFGEHVVGVLTARLPRARIVREDGLADAFATANAVVIALWRPADAFCARADAMAHENGTPWLPIVLRHPHVLVGPLVRPGVGPCFDCYRRRLAQHDPDWANTARVHAAYDADPALGPRGFLPPHARAAAGIAASMLRRAGEPAGREPYGWAPGEVVALSTGDLSVTGHAVLPCHGCERCAAAFGRGVDRTAVLETALRTVSEAAHVRSR from the coding sequence ATGGCCGCAACCGGTCGCGTGACCGGCCCGGCGCTGCTGGGCGTGGGCCCGTTCGGCGAGCACGTCGTCGGCGTGCTCACCGCGCGGCTCCCGCGGGCCCGGATCGTGCGGGAGGACGGGCTCGCGGACGCGTTCGCGACGGCGAACGCGGTGGTGATCGCGCTGTGGCGGCCCGCCGACGCGTTCTGCGCGCGCGCCGACGCGATGGCCCACGAGAACGGCACGCCGTGGCTGCCGATCGTCCTGCGGCATCCGCACGTGCTGGTCGGGCCGCTGGTGCGCCCGGGGGTGGGCCCGTGCTTCGACTGCTACCGGCGCAGGCTCGCCCAGCATGATCCGGACTGGGCGAACACCGCGCGGGTCCACGCCGCCTACGACGCCGATCCCGCTCTCGGCCCCCGTGGATTCCTCCCGCCGCACGCGCGGGCCGCCGCGGGGATCGCCGCGTCCATGCTGCGGCGTGCGGGTGAGCCGGCGGGGCGCGAGCCGTACGGCTGGGCGCCGGGCGAGGTCGTCGCGCTCTCGACGGGGGATCTGAGCGTCACCGGGCACGCCGTGCTGCCCTGCCACGGCTGCGAGAGGTGCGCCGCGGCGTTCGGCCGCGGCGTCGACCGGACCGCCGTCTTGGAGACCGCGTTGAGGACCGTGTCGGAGGCCGCGCATGTCCGATCGCGTTGA
- a CDS encoding sulfotransferase family protein, whose amino-acid sequence MQPATASPIFLLAPPRSCSTVTVAMLAQHPQIYGFPELLLFTAPTVGALLGQRQEDVGLPDDWIERRLSGLYRAVAEVHRGSQDPAAIDWARAWLAERAHWPTSRLMRHLVEAVRPRVALEKSPETVTRDGALERCMTAFPDARYIHLTRHPAATVRSMKENWRTLFTGLDAEAFHALCVRAWCLAHLRILRALEKVPPRNRMRIKAEDVLRDPEGALSQVVRRLGLDWNETIAKSVRSPERWRFGGLGPAGRLYGGDWKFLTSPALRTPQPEEGSAAEDLGRGLEERPRAALAALMRRLGYT is encoded by the coding sequence GTGCAACCGGCAACCGCATCCCCGATCTTCCTGCTGGCGCCGCCTCGTTCGTGCTCGACCGTCACGGTCGCGATGCTGGCACAGCACCCGCAGATCTACGGGTTCCCCGAACTGCTGCTGTTCACCGCTCCCACGGTCGGCGCCCTCCTCGGCCAGCGGCAGGAGGACGTCGGCCTGCCCGACGACTGGATCGAGCGGCGGCTCTCCGGCCTGTACCGGGCGGTCGCCGAGGTGCATCGGGGCAGTCAGGACCCCGCGGCCATCGACTGGGCGCGCGCCTGGCTGGCCGAGCGCGCGCACTGGCCCACATCGCGGCTGATGCGCCACCTCGTGGAGGCGGTGCGTCCCCGCGTCGCGCTGGAGAAGTCACCGGAGACCGTGACGCGGGACGGCGCGTTGGAAAGGTGCATGACCGCTTTCCCCGACGCGCGGTACATCCACCTGACCCGCCATCCCGCCGCCACGGTGCGCTCGATGAAGGAGAACTGGAGGACGCTTTTCACCGGGCTGGACGCCGAAGCCTTCCACGCGCTGTGCGTACGAGCCTGGTGCCTGGCCCACCTGCGCATCCTGCGCGCCCTGGAGAAGGTGCCGCCACGCAACCGGATGCGGATCAAAGCCGAGGACGTGCTGCGGGACCCGGAGGGCGCCCTGTCGCAGGTCGTCCGCCGGCTCGGGCTGGACTGGAACGAGACGATCGCGAAGAGCGTACGCTCGCCCGAGCGGTGGCGGTTCGGCGGCCTCGGCCCGGCCGGCCGCCTCTACGGCGGCGACTGGAAGTTCCTCACCTCCCCGGCGCTGCGCACGCCGCAGCCGGAGGAAGGCTCGGCGGCCGAGGATCTCGGACGCGGGCTCGAGGAGCGCCCACGCGCCGCGCTCGCCGCCCTGATGCGGCGGCTCGGCTACACCTGA